The genomic segment TTGGTAAACTTTTTGTTGACAGATTATTAGTGTAAATACCAATAGAAAATTCTGTCTgtaaaactattaattttagTAGTGATATGAAGCAAACACTCCAATACTTTCCCAAAACTATGCATCCTCTTCTTGTTTAGCCCAATAAAACTCACCGCCACCTCCGACAATGAGATCTCGCCCACAAACACCACCAATATTATCCAAATCTAAAGATGATATGGACCCAATGACCCGGCCCGCGCCAGCCAGTACCACAACCTCTCTCAATGTCCCTTTCCCATCCTCTCGCAGAAAAGGAACTGGGGTTCGACCCTGGCTCTTGCTAGACTCAACTAGCAAGCCCAAGTGGTGGAAGTTGGCAAGCACACAATCATGCATCGTACAGGCCTTCATACTCGTGACCTTCGGATCATTGACCCGCTACTTTCTTACTTGTCTACTGTTTTGGGTCGAGAGAGAGCAATTGTTAATAATTTGGAGCATGTTAAGGCGATTATTACTACACATGAGGTTTTGCTGCTGAATTCTAGAGACCCTTTTGTTACTCCATTTGTGGAGGAGTTGCAGGGGAAGTTGATGTTTCATTACCACGCTATTAAAGCTCAGGTTTTAttgattcttttcttcttttttttttaagctgtgattaattttttgggtttttggttTGGTGTAGAGTAAGTGAACTTTTGCGCTTGTTTAATGTTGAATATAAGATTTTAAAGAGTTTTGATGTGAGTTTGTATTGGTTTCTTAAGAATCTATTTGTTGTtagtattgttgttgttgttgctggttTTATTGGATTtcaaagaagaaggaaaaaaatcccatcaatttatttcctatgggaaaaaaattcaataagaaaaaagaaaaaaaaattaagtggaaaaaaatcaaattgaaaatatattaaaacgaaaaaattaaagggaaagaaattaATTGTAGGTGTATTGAATGCTGCTTTACTATGAATTATTCATGGTGCTActgtagaaaatattttatttgaagatggtGATGGTGTAAATACATTTCGTACTTTTAACTCAACTCAAgcatttttacatttgaaaaaaaaaattgttattgaccCGCCGTGGAGTGCGGGCTAATATgatagttattatattattatgtaattattattttttaaaatatttttttaagaaaatatattgagatagtattttttttattttttttaaattaattttttatatcatcacatcaaaatatacaaaaatatcaaaaaaatattaatttgaattaaaggaaaaaatttaaaattttaaaacaaaaattaaagaattttttacgtgcaaaaaaaaaacatgttttaataaaaaaattcaacccaacctcaaattaaaaaaaaaaaagaaattgtcatCACCCTACTTTTATACAATACAAAACAAGTCCCTTCAATTTATTTGCTCTTtacaatatagaaaaaaaatttaaacagaaaaaagaaaaaaatataaagagaaaaataataaaattgaaaaatatcttaaaagataaaaaaatctaagggaAAGAAATTGGAAATAGCCTTAGGCATAGGTGCGGAGCCAGACTTAATATTCTTAGGTCTGGCTGTAGAATCACATCCAATATTATTGGGTCTGGTTATTCAGGCAGACTCAATatcctgaaaaaaataaaattagaaatgtcttaaaatattttttaaaaaatatatattgaaataatattttttttaatttggtaaaatctatattttatttcatcacatcaaaataaaataaaaacaaaaacatcaaaaatatttatttgaactacaaaaaatattttttaaaaaaataaaactttttttaagcatttttttaaaagtaaaaataaacatgttttaataagaaaattcaacccaatcttaaatgaaaaacaaatatcattacccaacttttatataatataaaaacaatcttgttaatttattttatctttatagtatgaaaaaaaaatcaataagagaagaaaaaaatttaagaggaaaataaatcaaattggaaatatctttaaaaaaaatattaattgccGATTTATTGAACGCTGTTTTGCTATGCACTAGCAAAATTCGACGCGGTAAATGAACATCAATGGCTTACTCTTGATTTCtggtaaaatttataaaaggcCCATAATGTTGCCGTAATGGAACTGATCATTTTTAGTTTCTCTAGAAATCAAATCCTTGCTTTTCTAGAACCCTCCCACGTGTTTTTccaattgaaattatatatatataaaaaaaaaattatatttaatcaagaaataattaaaattaagatactTAAGCTTGCAATACAAGTCTTTCACTCAATTGTATCtagtaactttttttcttaaaataaatattttatttaatcaaatgattatttgtgctaataaaaattaaaaaaaaattgtcaatgaaagaaaattaaataaaattatgaaagctcaattatcaaacaacctataaaaaaaaaaccagaaaaaaaataaaaaaaatgaaaaaatatataaaaattaaaagaatgagtattaaatttgacataaaaatcaaattaaactgaatgacaagatgaaattgaagaagaaaaattcaatcaaaataagattaaaaaaaaacaaagcatgtaATGatcaaaagaatcaaaattaaattggatatataaaataaataatagaatacatccatattttgacaaaaagaaaagagagagagaaaaaaaaaaaaaaaaagagaataggCAATTGAACCTCAACCGAAGTTTTGCTACACACATACACCACATGACAGTATAAAGGATGTTGGTGCCAGACATATACCACATGATGAGTGTGGGTGATATCTAATTGATGGCATGTGCCAGACATATAccacgatttttttttattaatattttatatttactaaaagatcaaaatgatccaaatcCCTcatgagaattaaaaaaaaaaaaaaagtaagatgatattatgaaaaaaaccctaaatgaaAGCTTTAAATTTCTTCATCCCGAGAGTATCcaaataattttactatatattaaaattccAGATTTAAATAAAGCCTCTCCACCaactaattattataaaaatatcaaatcatcatcaaaacataACTGACTATTAGtgaataaaatttagtttttttagagataatttaatcattttattatgcaagaaaaataaaaataaaaagcctcATTTACtccaactttaaaaattatgattacaATAGTAAGAAAACCATTTTGTTTGtgcacaataaatataaaaacacaattatacCTCCTTGATAAGGACATATGATACTATAAAATGACAAATATACCCCTAGGTACTTGACTGGTTTTGAAAggggcaaaaaagaaaaaacagtgtACCGACcgcattgttttttcttcagcGTTTTAGTTttacttaataaaataatagtgttTAGTTAATGGAGAACGAGGACAAGAAGAAAActtttgcaaaaagaaaaaactcatccTTGTGTTTGTTGTCTGAGTTCTGCAGCAACTCAATAATCATTTCCTTAGTTATTTGGTCTGATAGCAATTACACATTATTTTGGTGCAATATAGTTCATAAGAAAGTAAAACAATTGATTCTATCTTGAGTGCTAAACGTCTAAAACTGCCCCTTTTCATATTGGCGATATCTGCAATTCTTCATGAAGCCTCTGAGAGGAGAATCATGGGATGTTTCTATGATTTCCTGAAAATCTTTCCACCAATTCATAAAACTGCTTTTTCCCAAGAAAATTTCAGGAGATACTGCATAGTTATTGATTTGGTCCATCACATACTGCTCAAACATATTCAGACGCTCTCTCGCTGATTGTTTCTCTATATTACTTTCATCCTTCAACTGTTTGCAAGAAATGAGAGCCTCCTCCACATTCATCCAAAAGCAAGAATCCTCTGTAAGACTACTAGCcacattttgtttcttcttgtcGTTTGGTGCGCCTGCAAGTTTTTCTGTATGCTCCTTTTGCCATTGCTCCAGCAGAATATAATGTTTAGATCTTCCATTAGTTTGGTAGTCTCGTTTCCCTTCCTGTCTATAGTATTCGGCAATGTCAAGTGGTTCAACCATTCTTCTATAATTTGTCCCAGCATAAAGCCATGTCTCCCGCATATATGCTCCTTCTTTCTGGGGTTTTCGCTCAGCATCCTCCACCAAGTTTCTCCAGTAATTGGTGAGGACTTTCTTGTGCTTGGTAACGTCATTGTCGCTACTAAAGTACAGGTTCTTGTAACTGTCATAGTAACCTATCCCCTTAGCCTTGCAGTCTTTCTTGTACCATTCTAGGCAggccatttttatctttactctgTTTAGCTTTTCTATCCCGTCAATACCCTTCATTTGTTGTGCCATTCGATTTTCGTGGCTTTCCAATTCTGATATTAGATCATTGATGCTGTtgttctgctgctgctgctgttgagtTTAAATGGATTTTCCATTAGCTATtcgaaaaactaaaagaaagtAGCAAAAGACACAGTGAACTTGAGTTATTAAAGGGACAGAATAGTTGCCAATTGATCTTATGAACACTCTAGTTAAGCCTTGGTCTGAAGTTTCGAAGGATTTTAGCATCATCAAAATATTAAGAGAGGTTGTTTGTGAAAGTCATCAATCAATGttgtgaaggaaaaaaaatagtactCGTTACCTCGGCAGTTATTTCTACTCCAATTGCTTTCAGCTGTAAGATTATCCCTAGCCGAAGTGAAGGTAAAACCGGTTGGCCAAGCTGTGAATCTTCTCTCAAGATAAGTCTGGACTTCAGACGCTTCACAATTCCACTATAATCATCAATCCCCATTTCTTCGGCGGAAACTTGACTTATTGTGCTTCTCAATAACATTGAAACCACTTCAGGATCATCAACACAGTTGCATCCTAGCTCAGAACAGAAGAAAAATGTACCAAAAGGCTTGCACCGAGGACTAGGTTGTGAAGTAGTGAAAATTCTTGGGAATAGGTCCTTGTTTGCAGCAACgtgtaaaaagaaagaattccATTTTGAATGCTCTGAGATGGCTCGTTGGAGGCCTTGGTCCCCTAAAAGGGGTGAACCAAAAGTGATGCAGAGGGGGAGTTTATTTCTGTTGGATGTTCGTTTGATGTTGTCTAACAGCCATAAGGTGAAGAGAGAAGCGATTGATCCTCCTAGAGAGTGTCCGGTAACAATCAACTGAGAGTTCAATAGTAATTCACCAGTCTTCGAATCATGGATCTGACATGATACAGTACATTGTATAAccacatgagtttttttttttaatctcaaaagtAATTCAACAGTCTTCGAATCAGGGACTATgattaaggataaaaaagacCCAGGTAAAGGCATATGAAAGGATTCAAGAGATTGTAGTGAAGAAGAGTACCTGAGTCCTGAGTAGAGAGAGCTCCTGAAAATA from the Populus nigra chromosome 1, ddPopNigr1.1, whole genome shotgun sequence genome contains:
- the LOC133696628 gene encoding senescence-associated carboxylesterase 101-like isoform X2 translates to MSQFPQFISGLDLANLVVSADLLQLSCGAIKDLHAETNPNQQLSVRHKLVSQSNCTTIAFATSPLCTKDPILQGGDLVSSSALKEQGFPLFESLCSKGNPSFSVHRAAITLFKAYFQELSLLRTQIHDSKTGELLLNSQLIVTGHSLGGSIASLFTLWLLDNIKRTSNRNKLPLCITFGSPLLGDQGLQRAISEHSKWNSFFLHVAANKDLFPRIFTTSQPSPRCKPFGTFFFCSELGCNCVDDPEVVSMLLRSTISQVSAEEMGIDDYSGIVKRLKSRLILREDSQLGQPVLPSLRLGIILQLKAIGVEITAEQQQNNSINDLISELESHENRMAQQMKGIDGIEKLNRVKIKMACLEWYKKDCKAKGIGYYDSYKNLYFSSDNDVTKHKKVLTNYWRNLVEDAERKPQKEGAYMRETWLYAGTNYRRMVEPLDIAEYYRQEGKRDYQTNGRSKHYILLEQWQKEHTEKLAGAPNDKKKQNVASSLTEDSCFWMNVEEALISCKQLKDESNIEKQSARERLNMFEQYVMDQINNYAVSPEIFLGKSSFMNWWKDFQEIIETSHDSPLRGFMKNCRYRQYEKGQF
- the LOC133696628 gene encoding senescence-associated carboxylesterase 101-like isoform X1; amino-acid sequence: MSQFPQFISGLDLANLVVSADLLQLSCGAIKDLHAETNPNQQLSVRHKLVSQSNCTTIAFATSPLCTKDPILQGGDLVSSSALKEQGFPLFESLCSKGNPSFSVHRAAITLFKAYFQELSLLRTQIHDSKTGELLLNSQLIVTGHSLGGSIASLFTLWLLDNIKRTSNRNKLPLCITFGSPLLGDQGLQRAISEHSKWNSFFLHVAANKDLFPRIFTTSQPSPRCKPFGTFFFCSELGCNCVDDPEVVSMLLRSTISQVSAEEMGIDDYSGIVKRLKSRLILREDSQLGQPVLPSLRLGIILQLKAIGVEITAEQQQQNNSINDLISELESHENRMAQQMKGIDGIEKLNRVKIKMACLEWYKKDCKAKGIGYYDSYKNLYFSSDNDVTKHKKVLTNYWRNLVEDAERKPQKEGAYMRETWLYAGTNYRRMVEPLDIAEYYRQEGKRDYQTNGRSKHYILLEQWQKEHTEKLAGAPNDKKKQNVASSLTEDSCFWMNVEEALISCKQLKDESNIEKQSARERLNMFEQYVMDQINNYAVSPEIFLGKSSFMNWWKDFQEIIETSHDSPLRGFMKNCRYRQYEKGQF